From the genome of Yersinia enterocolitica, one region includes:
- a CDS encoding nucleotidyltransferase encodes MSIQSKFRAFDDKIRLGRKDVAYANARAKDDSITAKIKDVFKENGYPVIEDFIQGSLETWTTIKQQGQDFDIDRAIVIDADDSPNDPIIPKRVVLEILEKRGFKNAKIKKPCVTADYKTEDLHIDIPIYRKYQNGEYELAVGKLNSSEDNKEWSRSAPKELIHWVNNSDIYDNYKSEKLAQFRRLVRYVKRWRNENFSEDVARKVFSIGLTVMLKQHFKPKINDEGFADDITALSATISSILNTGGYFKYKSIDTYTVHVTLPVNPYRDIFKNSSTSTATQLRNKFYSLNSTLQQVIDEDNESKQCEKLIKTFGEDFPTCSSSNSSASSGKTIFSSAGAVGTSQGA; translated from the coding sequence ATGAGTATTCAGAGTAAGTTCAGAGCATTCGACGATAAAATTCGGTTAGGTAGAAAAGATGTAGCCTATGCGAATGCCCGCGCGAAAGATGACAGCATAACAGCCAAGATTAAAGACGTGTTTAAAGAAAATGGCTATCCTGTCATTGAAGATTTCATCCAAGGTTCTCTAGAAACGTGGACGACAATTAAACAGCAGGGGCAAGATTTTGACATTGATCGTGCCATAGTTATTGATGCTGATGACTCCCCCAATGATCCAATCATTCCCAAACGTGTTGTTCTAGAGATTCTTGAAAAACGTGGTTTTAAAAACGCTAAGATTAAAAAACCCTGTGTCACCGCTGATTACAAAACTGAAGACTTACATATCGATATTCCTATTTATCGGAAATATCAAAACGGTGAATATGAACTTGCGGTCGGGAAACTGAACTCAAGTGAGGATAACAAGGAGTGGTCACGCTCAGCACCGAAGGAATTGATACATTGGGTTAATAACTCAGATATCTATGACAACTACAAATCGGAAAAACTTGCACAGTTCCGCCGCCTTGTGCGGTATGTTAAACGCTGGAGAAATGAAAATTTCAGTGAAGATGTTGCTCGGAAGGTCTTTTCTATTGGTTTAACTGTGATGCTCAAACAACATTTCAAACCGAAGATTAATGATGAAGGTTTTGCTGATGATATTACAGCGCTTAGCGCCACTATTTCGTCAATCTTGAATACCGGCGGATACTTCAAGTACAAGTCTATCGATACCTATACTGTGCATGTAACACTGCCGGTGAATCCATATCGGGATATTTTCAAAAATAGCAGTACAAGCACTGCCACTCAACTAAGAAACAAGTTTTATTCCCTTAATTCTACTCTTCAGCAAGTGATTGATGAAGATAACGAATCGAAACAGTGTGAAAAGCTTATTAAGACTTTTGGTGAGGATTTCCCGACATGCTCGTCATCTAATTCTTCAGCATCAAGTGGGAAAACTATATTTTCTTCAGCAGGAGCAGTCGGAACATCCCAAGGCGCATGA
- a CDS encoding thiamine biosynthesis protein ThiF produces MNYSYILEHLTACGYEVSAVSFGPNNADALRINIRVAEHNLSLLHLCINELTELPDFILESSSQYGRLAHTTVHEQFDLATICVNVPDSVSVNYDRPELAFEESLTRYTKLLTQLIQDPEWNKYELIREFQAGWYNIVESADDHFLCLSERGEVEELKILKPQPKAHMGLATYYFGIPFNWTEDYVFSPIARQLNSRERSSGRGYVIPLTNVDPAPRSKEELGAWYLNLLASLSSETYTLLSQNITQWREREFWVIFNAQTPSGKTWFGIHFARKNSSQGKKRLPLSEPELTSWTLKAVAVSLFNKERLMPRSGANQELQNKKVLLIGCGSVGGEIADKLAASGVGEITLSDPDKFSMDNIYRHILSLNYVSHLKTISLNLHLTNKYPWLRVKNFNKSLLELRNERFLEKFDIIVIAIGAPTHERLFHDFLLKNKITSAVINTWVEGYGVGGHAILDISYTQGCLHCAYVDPMDLSRGLASNLNFLEKNQDITRNHAGCGDTFLPYTYITSTQTALIAADLAIKYLLKRVQHSSKVSWKGDATEALQNGFNLTERYNVFNRSLEITPLYNNECDICNEK; encoded by the coding sequence ATGAACTATTCATACATACTTGAGCACTTAACTGCATGCGGATATGAAGTATCCGCAGTTTCTTTTGGCCCAAATAATGCTGATGCCCTAAGAATTAATATTAGAGTTGCCGAACATAATCTTTCATTGCTGCATTTATGTATTAATGAACTAACTGAGTTACCCGATTTTATCCTAGAATCATCCTCTCAATACGGTAGATTAGCCCATACTACAGTTCATGAACAATTTGATCTGGCTACTATTTGTGTCAACGTGCCAGACTCGGTATCTGTGAATTATGATCGCCCAGAGCTTGCTTTCGAAGAATCTCTAACCAGATACACTAAACTCTTAACTCAACTTATTCAGGATCCTGAGTGGAATAAATATGAACTTATTCGAGAATTTCAGGCCGGTTGGTATAATATTGTTGAGAGTGCTGATGATCATTTCCTATGCCTCTCAGAACGCGGAGAAGTCGAAGAACTAAAAATACTAAAACCTCAGCCTAAAGCTCATATGGGCCTGGCAACTTACTATTTTGGTATTCCCTTCAACTGGACAGAGGATTACGTATTCTCTCCTATCGCCAGACAGCTCAACAGTAGGGAGCGCTCAAGTGGACGAGGATATGTAATACCGCTGACAAATGTAGATCCAGCACCTCGGAGTAAGGAAGAACTGGGGGCATGGTATTTAAACTTGTTAGCATCATTGTCCTCAGAAACCTATACACTATTGAGCCAGAATATTACACAATGGCGAGAAAGAGAGTTCTGGGTCATTTTTAACGCACAAACACCTTCCGGAAAGACATGGTTTGGAATTCACTTTGCGCGAAAAAATTCATCTCAGGGCAAAAAACGACTTCCATTGTCAGAACCAGAGCTCACTTCTTGGACACTCAAAGCAGTCGCCGTTTCACTTTTTAATAAAGAGCGACTCATGCCTCGTAGTGGAGCTAATCAGGAATTACAAAACAAAAAAGTTTTGCTAATTGGTTGTGGTTCTGTGGGCGGAGAAATAGCAGATAAGCTTGCAGCTTCAGGTGTTGGTGAAATAACTCTTAGTGACCCAGACAAATTTTCAATGGATAATATTTATCGGCATATATTATCTTTAAATTATGTTTCACACCTAAAAACTATCTCCTTAAATTTGCATCTTACAAATAAATATCCTTGGTTACGTGTTAAAAACTTTAACAAATCATTACTAGAATTACGCAATGAACGTTTCCTTGAAAAATTTGATATTATTGTCATCGCAATTGGAGCCCCAACACATGAAAGATTATTTCATGACTTTCTTCTAAAGAACAAAATAACCTCTGCTGTAATTAATACTTGGGTTGAAGGCTATGGGGTTGGGGGTCATGCAATATTAGATATCTCGTATACTCAAGGGTGCCTACATTGTGCCTATGTTGATCCTATGGATCTTTCACGTGGATTAGCATCAAATCTAAATTTTCTTGAAAAAAATCAAGATATCACAAGAAACCATGCTGGTTGTGGTGATACTTTTCTGCCATATACCTATATTACCTCAACACAAACGGCACTCATCGCGGCTGATTTAGCGATCAAATACTTATTGAAGCGAGTGCAACATTCATCAAAGGTGAGCTGGAAAGGAGATGCCACAGAAGCACTCCAAAATGGCTTTAACCTCACTGAACGTTATAATGTATTTAATCGTTCACTAGAGATCACTCCGCTTTACAACAATGAGTGCGATATCTGCAATGAAAAATAA
- a CDS encoding HNH endonuclease: MKNNDMDFLNQAINDPIDKASIVSEFICLIKKHIIWDDVGLLTDQNNNNLIILLLKKDEVLSSMRFNLNIIDSINIIESFSENGKNIILRVWQGNSITQEHLKSLACIQNVWQCTYGQSSKLTKTQVVEFFNRIDSERLVKGRGKKFSAETIRKVMCDSHSRCMFPGCGEQLNIDMLSGQVGNFSYLAHNVAASEQGERGIPLLSSLLSDEPENILLLCDKHHRLIDRVAACDYTAEKLSIIRKNFMLEVSHLLDGLCYQPIPVYSILWPVNSNVVASPESREIASSLSFLKLCMKGQLNHLSDCEGLLRSNPQLFGQMITQIIKDEAEKIIQQTKHHGYKAALFAFGPTPALIGLGAILGNKGQYIPMLRYRDGNCWMWPKNMPVRDFYNIIGMESLESNSDFIICINFTAKTKAIEEKAIQLSEKFKVNIINIDAKPEFLGNGAIPHPQDGMSFSAKLQTIFHQLKSKYNAERIHLLVCASNAASIFIGQAYDLHHPEIIVYDFTANGMETKLVIKNNSDKTELYLP; the protein is encoded by the coding sequence ATGAAAAATAATGATATGGACTTTCTTAATCAAGCAATAAATGATCCTATTGATAAAGCGTCTATAGTCTCAGAATTTATTTGCTTAATAAAAAAACATATAATATGGGATGATGTCGGATTACTAACCGATCAAAACAATAATAATCTTATAATTCTTTTATTGAAAAAAGATGAAGTTTTATCATCTATGCGTTTTAACCTAAATATAATTGATAGTATTAATATCATTGAATCTTTTAGTGAAAATGGAAAAAACATTATCCTTAGAGTTTGGCAAGGAAATAGCATTACTCAAGAACACTTAAAATCATTAGCATGTATACAGAATGTTTGGCAATGCACTTATGGACAATCTTCCAAGCTAACGAAAACACAAGTTGTAGAATTTTTCAATCGTATCGATTCAGAACGATTAGTAAAAGGAAGAGGTAAAAAATTTAGTGCTGAAACTATTCGGAAGGTAATGTGTGATAGCCACAGTCGGTGCATGTTCCCGGGATGTGGGGAGCAATTAAATATTGATATGTTAAGTGGTCAAGTCGGAAATTTTTCATATTTAGCACACAATGTTGCCGCATCTGAACAAGGCGAGCGAGGTATTCCGCTACTTTCATCGTTACTATCAGATGAGCCTGAAAATATACTACTTCTTTGCGACAAACATCACAGACTTATAGATAGAGTAGCTGCTTGTGATTACACTGCAGAAAAGCTATCGATTATACGTAAAAATTTCATGTTAGAAGTATCCCATCTTCTCGATGGCTTGTGCTACCAACCAATTCCCGTGTATTCTATTTTATGGCCCGTAAACTCAAATGTTGTGGCATCACCTGAATCAAGGGAAATAGCCTCAAGTCTCTCATTCCTCAAACTCTGCATGAAAGGACAATTAAACCATCTTTCTGACTGTGAGGGGTTATTGCGTTCAAATCCTCAACTTTTTGGCCAGATGATTACTCAAATAATAAAAGATGAGGCCGAAAAAATAATTCAGCAGACAAAACATCATGGGTATAAAGCAGCACTATTTGCATTTGGGCCAACACCAGCGTTAATTGGGTTAGGTGCTATTTTAGGTAATAAAGGCCAATATATACCCATGCTAAGATATCGAGATGGTAATTGTTGGATGTGGCCAAAAAATATGCCTGTCAGAGATTTTTATAACATAATTGGTATGGAGTCACTAGAATCAAACAGCGACTTTATTATCTGTATAAACTTTACTGCAAAAACCAAAGCTATTGAAGAAAAAGCGATACAGCTCAGTGAGAAATTTAAGGTAAATATTATAAATATAGATGCAAAGCCAGAATTTTTAGGAAATGGTGCCATCCCACACCCACAGGATGGAATGAGTTTTAGTGCTAAGTTGCAAACTATATTTCATCAACTAAAATCAAAATATAATGCAGAAAGAATCCATCTTCTTGTCTGTGCATCTAATGCAGCATCTATATTTATTGGACAGGCATATGACCTTCATCATCCGGAGATTATTGTTTATGACTTCACGGCTAATGGGATGGAAACTAAACTGGTAATAAAAAATAATTCTGATAAAACAGAGTTATATCTCCCATAA
- a CDS encoding ATP-binding protein has product MKCEPAVYTIALLPEHRGNPLIEALGFKKTDEELWDGMAYYPTCSYEERKLNALVRVDYLSRLDNFRQTLPDYIKCFRAIESALKSGYSAKNPLSPTTMNYLHYPVDGRPNIEPKTGFFKPKGCGVTLIGESGVGKTTLLEQVLGQFPDVIIHSNYQHQPLSLLQVIWLKADCPYDCSVRELCESILTMLDEKLGLEPTMPGRTIPMLFRQIEAKIKSSFLGILVIDEMQNMTARKTRGEDRLLRFIHNLVNNLGVPVLFCGNPPFDDLLSKTLRTARRAENGGYFKMQLLDNDEMWTLFVEELWQLQWTNVVTPVTNQLSSTLYELSAGNIDLAVRIYKEAQRYIIGSNDERITSALLEHAATIASQASAPSMFLIRRAKLRSTQRKKTIIENPTESILSPELSKTSKTVPGDISRPQHPEFSEGLLALIETQDLSHRIVEPDVFQRAAGEENPLKLLQQAGIYCEDPLDTFM; this is encoded by the coding sequence ATGAAATGCGAGCCGGCTGTTTATACAATAGCGCTCTTACCTGAACATAGGGGAAATCCACTTATTGAGGCTTTAGGTTTTAAGAAGACTGATGAAGAGCTATGGGATGGGATGGCTTATTACCCTACATGCTCATATGAAGAGCGAAAGCTCAATGCATTAGTTCGCGTAGATTACCTTTCCCGGTTAGATAACTTTCGACAAACACTTCCTGATTACATCAAATGTTTTAGGGCTATCGAAAGTGCTCTTAAGTCAGGATATTCGGCAAAAAACCCACTATCGCCCACCACAATGAATTATCTCCATTATCCCGTAGATGGGCGTCCAAATATCGAACCTAAAACCGGCTTCTTTAAGCCAAAGGGTTGTGGAGTAACATTGATCGGCGAAAGTGGTGTGGGGAAAACAACGTTACTGGAGCAGGTTCTTGGACAATTCCCTGATGTTATTATTCATTCTAATTACCAACATCAACCTTTATCTCTATTACAGGTTATTTGGCTAAAAGCAGATTGCCCATATGACTGTAGCGTACGTGAACTCTGTGAGAGTATCCTAACCATGCTGGATGAAAAACTCGGTCTAGAACCAACAATGCCGGGTCGAACCATCCCAATGTTATTCCGGCAGATTGAGGCTAAGATTAAATCTAGTTTTCTTGGCATATTGGTCATAGATGAAATGCAGAATATGACAGCACGAAAAACACGAGGTGAAGATAGATTGCTTAGGTTTATCCATAATTTAGTTAATAATTTAGGTGTGCCAGTATTATTTTGTGGTAATCCACCTTTTGATGATTTATTAAGCAAAACACTAAGAACTGCGAGGAGAGCTGAGAATGGAGGTTATTTTAAAATGCAGTTGCTTGATAATGATGAAATGTGGACGCTATTTGTAGAAGAATTATGGCAGTTACAATGGACAAACGTTGTAACACCCGTAACCAATCAATTGAGCAGTACTCTGTATGAGTTATCAGCGGGTAATATCGACTTAGCTGTAAGAATCTACAAAGAAGCACAGCGCTATATTATTGGTAGCAATGATGAAAGAATTACATCAGCATTACTTGAACATGCGGCCACAATAGCCAGTCAAGCATCTGCTCCCTCGATGTTTTTAATCCGAAGGGCTAAGCTTAGGTCTACTCAGCGCAAGAAAACTATCATAGAAAATCCGACAGAATCGATCTTATCGCCAGAATTAAGTAAAACATCAAAAACGGTACCTGGTGATATCAGTCGTCCGCAGCACCCCGAATTTTCTGAAGGTTTATTGGCGCTAATCGAAACGCAGGATCTTTCCCATAGGATTGTTGAACCAGACGTATTTCAAAGAGCTGCAGGTGAGGAAAATCCACTGAAATTACTTCAGCAAGCCGGGATATATTGTGAGGATCCGCTAGATACGTTTATGTAA
- a CDS encoding transposase, producing the protein MLVSRNSVWEIEGLDGLLPGRYRVLECYSEQDSIIVFPLINTKELQKPILIIFSFFLESIKNNYCVESYFPLPFYQLVSDQDIPDSYRKKRDQRYELVSGLLSSPNFLWEFSLFERSKLVSTYAKKKGTYVQNIYRILNQYWRFGQDRNALIPAYKNSGGVGQSRVAGEKKRGFPGRIYQGCFNVPIGINTTEWDKNIFIKGMKKFGLKGRHVPLKRVYDQILVEFYREEICNAEVEKRPARLPSYPMFCYWIKKLIPENQIIRKQNNTGYFERNKRSLIGAATDHTLVPGSCFELDATVLDVHIVSDFNRNHVLGRPTLYCVIDKESRMITGLHVSMEYASWRAGRQALVNTFTSKKNYCARFGIDIKEEDWPCHHIPQRLLCDRGEFICNKPEELAVPLIGHLSIAPPYRADLKGIVERRFRILNEELIHELKGTTRGRHYIRGDKDPRQEAIYTLNEVTQLLIDQVLEHNCSILSRLASQTRLLMEADLPPTPFNYWNIHIDKHRHALTVANEDEIRAKLLPIAKVSMTRLGIRLNDDMYYECERDEFDGWKVIARSSGRWGLEARIDQDNSSFIYVRLQPNEGFTRCALMRCSNNLKDQHIADISYFKDWKMLANKNFLPTSESLERYDRRKKIEKNALNEMSILPKISRKSERILNMTERRNEVIKTERSLGGVEQIPFKKGLILATSDNNKESNILEAVPENIISLIQRQRDKRK; encoded by the coding sequence ATGTTAGTTAGCCGGAATAGCGTTTGGGAAATAGAAGGCCTAGATGGTTTATTACCGGGTAGATATCGCGTATTGGAGTGTTATTCAGAACAAGACAGCATCATCGTTTTCCCTTTAATTAATACAAAAGAGTTACAAAAACCTATTTTAATTATCTTTTCATTTTTTCTAGAATCAATAAAGAATAATTACTGTGTTGAAAGCTATTTTCCTTTGCCTTTTTATCAATTAGTCTCCGATCAAGATATTCCTGATAGTTATCGTAAGAAACGTGACCAACGTTATGAGCTAGTGAGCGGATTATTATCTAGTCCTAATTTTCTTTGGGAGTTTAGTCTATTTGAGCGTTCTAAATTGGTGAGTACTTATGCAAAGAAAAAAGGTACTTATGTTCAGAATATTTATAGGATTCTGAATCAATACTGGCGATTTGGCCAAGATAGAAATGCTTTAATTCCTGCCTACAAAAATAGTGGTGGTGTTGGTCAAAGTAGAGTTGCTGGTGAAAAAAAAAGAGGATTCCCCGGTCGAATTTACCAAGGCTGCTTTAATGTACCTATTGGTATCAATACGACAGAATGGGATAAAAATATATTTATAAAAGGCATGAAAAAATTTGGTCTAAAAGGCCGCCATGTTCCATTGAAGCGTGTGTATGACCAGATTCTCGTAGAATTTTACCGCGAGGAAATTTGCAATGCGGAGGTAGAAAAACGACCTGCAAGACTTCCTTCGTATCCAATGTTTTGTTATTGGATAAAGAAGCTAATTCCTGAAAACCAAATCATTAGAAAACAAAATAATACAGGATACTTCGAGCGTAATAAGCGTAGTCTTATAGGGGCAGCAACGGACCATACTCTCGTACCCGGGAGTTGTTTTGAGCTAGATGCTACCGTTTTGGATGTACATATTGTTTCTGATTTTAACCGAAATCATGTGCTAGGTAGACCAACTCTTTATTGTGTTATTGATAAAGAAAGCAGAATGATAACGGGATTACATGTTTCAATGGAGTACGCATCATGGCGTGCTGGTCGCCAAGCATTGGTTAACACTTTCACATCGAAGAAAAATTATTGTGCAAGGTTTGGTATTGATATAAAAGAGGAGGATTGGCCTTGCCATCATATTCCTCAACGACTTCTTTGTGACAGGGGGGAATTTATTTGCAATAAGCCCGAAGAGCTTGCAGTTCCCTTGATCGGACATTTAAGTATTGCACCACCATATAGAGCAGATTTAAAAGGGATAGTTGAACGGCGGTTTCGTATATTAAATGAAGAATTAATTCATGAGCTGAAAGGTACGACTAGAGGACGACATTATATTAGGGGAGATAAGGATCCGAGGCAAGAGGCTATCTATACGCTTAATGAAGTGACTCAGTTATTAATTGATCAAGTTCTTGAACATAATTGCTCAATCCTGAGTCGATTAGCATCACAAACGCGACTACTTATGGAAGCTGATCTTCCCCCAACTCCGTTCAACTATTGGAATATTCATATTGATAAACATAGGCATGCATTGACAGTAGCCAATGAGGATGAAATACGTGCAAAGCTTCTTCCTATTGCGAAAGTCTCTATGACGCGATTAGGAATTCGGCTCAATGATGATATGTATTATGAGTGTGAAAGAGATGAATTTGATGGGTGGAAAGTTATCGCTAGATCATCCGGTCGATGGGGGCTTGAGGCACGCATTGATCAGGATAACTCTTCCTTTATCTATGTTCGACTTCAGCCAAACGAGGGATTTACGCGATGTGCACTTATGAGGTGCTCTAACAATCTAAAAGACCAACATATAGCTGATATATCTTATTTTAAAGATTGGAAGATGCTGGCGAATAAAAATTTCCTACCGACATCAGAATCATTGGAGCGATATGATAGAAGAAAGAAAATTGAGAAAAATGCATTAAATGAGATGTCGATTTTGCCAAAAATATCGCGCAAATCAGAGCGTATTCTTAACATGACGGAACGGCGAAACGAGGTCATTAAGACAGAAAGATCATTAGGAGGAGTTGAGCAAATACCATTTAAAAAAGGATTGATATTAGCTACTTCTGATAATAATAAAGAGAGTAATATTCTTGAAGCCGTGCCTGAAAATATAATATCGCTGATACAGCGGCAGCGAGATAAACGAAAATGA
- a CDS encoding heteromeric transposase endonuclease subunit TnsA, with amino-acid sequence MSKKRQLETQADFQRALKNRYGLGEGNSYKPWLRVQDVSSYGNSAKIRGIKTNREHHTLSEHETCFFYIAEFCDSVIDIREQFPLLPIGLSLKIAKTLGIEHPKIPNTSSYNVMSTDFVLTIQRDGLISYDAVSVKPINKLSDKRTAEKLEIERLWWQLQGIPFHLFVATEQNRTQSQNIEWATWPLRHGVLLADSLLDEAVLLMAKGKWLTEELCRQFIQKLGAGREEALMILRILIGTKRIVVDLNKMVVDSGIIDIKDIKLSSLEIRYVS; translated from the coding sequence TTGAGCAAAAAAAGGCAGCTAGAAACGCAGGCTGATTTTCAGCGAGCTCTTAAAAATCGCTATGGCTTGGGTGAAGGGAACAGTTACAAACCTTGGCTTCGAGTTCAGGATGTATCCTCTTACGGTAACAGTGCCAAGATTCGAGGTATCAAGACGAATAGAGAACATCACACACTTTCCGAGCATGAAACCTGTTTTTTCTACATCGCCGAATTCTGTGATTCGGTCATTGATATTAGAGAACAATTCCCCCTCCTTCCGATAGGCCTCTCGCTAAAAATCGCTAAAACACTTGGTATTGAGCATCCTAAAATACCAAATACCTCAAGTTATAACGTTATGTCGACGGATTTTGTACTTACGATCCAACGTGATGGGCTCATATCTTATGATGCTGTATCTGTTAAGCCAATAAATAAATTATCCGATAAGCGCACTGCGGAAAAGCTCGAGATAGAACGATTATGGTGGCAGCTACAGGGAATCCCATTCCATTTGTTTGTTGCTACAGAGCAAAACCGTACACAATCTCAAAATATCGAATGGGCAACATGGCCATTGCGGCATGGCGTTCTATTAGCTGATTCCTTACTTGATGAAGCTGTATTATTAATGGCAAAAGGGAAATGGTTGACTGAAGAGCTTTGTCGCCAGTTCATACAAAAATTGGGGGCCGGTCGTGAAGAGGCTTTAATGATCTTGCGCATTTTAATTGGAACTAAGCGAATTGTTGTCGACTTAAATAAGATGGTTGTTGACTCAGGAATAATTGATATTAAAGATATAAAACTTTCATCATTGGAGATACGTTATGTTAGTTAG
- a CDS encoding NAD(P)/FAD-dependent oxidoreductase: protein MEQFDVVVIGAGAAGLFCAAQAGQAGCRVLLVDNGKKAGRKILMSGGGRCNFTNLFAEPAAYLSQNPHFCKSALARYTQWDFIDLMNRYGIAWHEKALGQLFCDDSAQQVVELLLKECELGQVTIRLRSDVLSVEKSGTGFVLQINNLEVSTNSLVVASGGLSMPGLGASPFGYKLAEQFGLKVLPTRAALVPFTLHKPLLEHLQTLSGVSVPAVVTAENGVSFRESILFTHRGLSGPAILQLSSYWQAGEYVSINLLPDTDLDDFLNSERKNHPNQTLKNTLAQRLPKRLVECLQTLEQLPDVTLKQLNAPQQAALVANLQQWRVQPNGTEGYRTAEVTLGGVDTQELSSKTMEAHKVPGMYFIGEVVDVTGWLGGYNFQWAWSSAWACAQALAVCSKNKVCTLKIKFVHCHK, encoded by the coding sequence GTGGAACAGTTTGATGTGGTAGTGATAGGTGCAGGTGCTGCGGGGCTATTTTGTGCCGCTCAGGCTGGACAAGCCGGATGTCGGGTGTTGTTGGTCGATAACGGCAAAAAGGCGGGGCGCAAAATACTGATGTCTGGTGGTGGCCGCTGTAATTTTACCAATCTCTTTGCAGAGCCTGCCGCGTATCTGTCACAGAATCCTCACTTCTGTAAATCTGCCTTGGCGCGTTATACCCAATGGGATTTCATCGATCTGATGAATCGCTATGGCATTGCCTGGCATGAGAAAGCGCTAGGGCAGTTGTTCTGCGATGACTCTGCTCAGCAGGTGGTTGAACTATTACTGAAAGAGTGTGAGCTGGGGCAAGTCACGATTCGGTTGCGTAGCGATGTTTTGTCGGTTGAAAAAAGCGGCACCGGTTTCGTATTACAAATTAATAATTTGGAAGTGAGCACTAACTCACTTGTCGTCGCCTCTGGCGGACTCTCTATGCCCGGACTTGGTGCTTCACCGTTCGGCTATAAGTTGGCAGAACAGTTTGGCTTGAAAGTCCTCCCTACCCGTGCGGCATTAGTCCCGTTCACCTTGCACAAACCGCTGCTGGAGCACCTGCAAACATTATCTGGGGTTTCCGTGCCTGCGGTGGTCACCGCCGAAAATGGCGTTAGCTTCCGTGAGAGTATTTTGTTTACTCACCGTGGGCTTTCTGGCCCAGCAATTTTACAACTTTCAAGCTATTGGCAGGCTGGTGAGTATGTGAGCATTAACTTACTTCCTGATACTGATTTAGATGATTTTCTAAACAGTGAGCGAAAAAACCACCCTAATCAGACACTGAAAAATACTCTGGCTCAACGGTTACCTAAGCGGCTGGTGGAGTGCCTTCAGACCTTGGAGCAACTGCCAGACGTTACCCTGAAGCAATTAAACGCGCCGCAGCAGGCCGCGTTAGTCGCCAATCTTCAACAATGGCGAGTGCAGCCCAATGGCACCGAGGGCTACCGTACTGCTGAGGTCACTCTTGGTGGTGTTGACACCCAAGAGCTCTCCTCTAAGACAATGGAGGCCCATAAAGTGCCTGGAATGTACTTTATTGGTGAGGTTGTTGATGTCACTGGCTGGTTGGGTGGCTATAACTTCCAATGGGCCTGGAGCTCTGCCTGGGCCTGTGCGCAGGCATTGGCGGTGTGCAGCAAAAATAAAGTTTGTACACTAAAAATTAAGTTCGTACATTGCCATAAATAA